A genomic stretch from Budorcas taxicolor isolate Tak-1 chromosome 15, Takin1.1, whole genome shotgun sequence includes:
- the PLEKHB1 gene encoding pleckstrin homology domain-containing family B member 1 produces the protein MSPAAPVPPDSTLESPFEEMALVRGGWLWRQSSILRRWKRNWFALWLDGTLGYYHDETAQDEEDRVLIHFNVRDIKIGQECHDVQPPEGRSRDGLLTVNLREGSRLHLCAETRDDAIAWKTALLEANSTPAPAGATVPPRSRRVCPKVRCVTRSWSPCKVERRIWVRVYSPYQDYYEVVPPNAHETTYVRSYYGPPYAGPGVTHVVVREDPCYSAGAPLAMGMLAGAATGAALGSLMWSPCWF, from the exons ATGAGTCCCGCAGCTCCG GTTCCGCCTGACTCCACCCTGGAAAGTCCTTTTGAGGAAATGGCCCTGGTGAGGGGCGGCTGGCTGTGGAGACAGA GCTCCATCCTCCGCCGCTGGAAGCGGAACTGGTTTGCCTTGTGGCTGGATGGGACCCTGGGCTACTACCACGATGAGACTGCCCAGGATGAGGAGGACCGCGTGCTCATCCATTTCAATGTCCGCGACATAAAGATCGGCCAAGAGTGCCACG ATGTGCAGCCCCCAGAAGGCCGGAGCCGAGATGGCCTGCTGACTGTGAACCTGCGGGAGGGCTCCCGCCTGCACCTGTGTGCTGAGACCAGAGATGACGCCAT AGCGTGGAAGACGGCACTGCTGGAGGCGAACTCCACGCCG GCCCCAGCTGGAGCCACCGTCCCTCCCAGGAGCCGCCGGGTTTGCCCCAAGGTCAGGTGTGTGACCCGCTCGTGGAGCCCCTGTAAGGTTGAGAGGCGGATCTGG gtgcgtGTCTACAGCCCGTACCAGGACTACTATGAGGTGGTGCCCCCCAACGCGCACGAGACCACATATGTCCGCAGCTACTATGGACCGCCCTACGCGG GGCCTGGAGTGACGCACGTAGTGGTGCGGGAGGATCCCTGCTACAGCGCGGGCGCCCCCCTGGCCATGGGCATGCTTGCGGGAGCCGCCACAGGTGCCGCACTTGGCTCGCTCATGTGGTCGCCCTGTTGGTTCTGA